ACCTTGAATAAGTGATACTCTATTTGCACCTCCTTGGTAATTTGGATTTTCTAACTGAATTGGATCATCTTCCCAATAACATATTGTGCAAATGTTGTACGTTCCAGATGGAGGTTCAATCAATGTGTTATAGCCACAGCAGGGACAATAAAATTTCCCATCCGCTTGAATCAACTGAAAGTCTACTATTTCTTTTATCCTCTTGTCATCCAAATTTGAAATTGCACTTTCAATCAAACTTAGAGGGTACTTGTCAGAGTAGAAAAGATTGTAACTCTCTATATTCACATGCTTTAGTTCAAAATTCAATGCTTGATAATATTCATATTCGATATTACATACTTCAGTTAAGTAATCCTCCAAATAGTCCCTTAATTCACAAGTATCCACTTGAATAACT
This DNA window, taken from Alistipes sp. ZOR0009, encodes the following:
- a CDS encoding CPCC family cysteine-rich protein, producing MKTIKPHIRIFTENSQTVIQVDTCELRDYLEDYLTEVCNIEYEYYQALNFELKHVNIESYNLFYSDKYPLSLIESAISNLDDKRIKEIVDFQLIQADGKFYCPCCGYNTLIEPPSGTYNICTICYWEDDPIQLENPNYQGGANRVSLIQGQKNFEEFGACEREMIKNVTKPSEKDIRNPNWKRY